The following proteins are co-located in the Primulina tabacum isolate GXHZ01 chromosome 11, ASM2559414v2, whole genome shotgun sequence genome:
- the LOC142518584 gene encoding stem-specific protein TSJT1-like: MLAIFHKAFSNPPEELNSPASHKCSKKPKLPEETLHEFLSAHPTNAFSMNFGDAAVLAYVGTDNYSSIGHNQRLFCGYDDMYCVFMGSLNNLCAQIKQYGLSRNANEAMLVIEAYRTLRDRGPYPADQVIKDLDGSFAFVVYDSKIGTVFTALGSDGGVKLYWGIAADGSVVISDDLEVIKAGCAKSFAPFPAGCIFHSEGGLMSFEHPMNKLRPVPRVDSEGVICGANFKVDLYTRVNSIPRVGSENNWVEWNSQSS; the protein is encoded by the exons ATGTTAGCCATATTTCACAAGGCCTTCTCGAATCCACCCGAAGAACTCAACAGTCCGGCATCCCACAAGTGCTCCAAAAAGCCCAAACTCCCGGAAGAAACCCTCCATGAATTCCTGTCAGCACACCCCACAAACGCTTTCTCTATGAATTTCGGGGATGCTGCTGTTCTTGCTTACGTTGGAACAGATAATTATTCTAGTATCGGCCACAACCAGAG GTTGTTTTGTGGGTACGATGATATGTACTGCGTTTTCATGGGGAGTTTGAACAATTTGTGCGCGCAAATAAAACAGTATGGATTATCAAGAAATGCAAACGAAGCCATGCTGGTGATTGAGGCATACAGAACACTTCGAGACCGTGGTCCGTATCCGGCGGATCAGGTTATCAAGGATCTGGACGGAAGCTTCGCTTTCGTTGTGTATGATAGCAAGATTGGAACTGTTTTCACTGCACTG GGTTCTGATGGTGGAGTGAAGCTGTACTGGGGCATTGCAGCAGATGGCTCTGTGGTGATCTCTGATGATTTAGAGGTGATCAAAGCAGGCTGTGCTAAGTCATTTGCTCCATTTCCAGCGG GTTGTATATTTCATAGCGAAGGAGGACTAATGAGCTTCGAACATCCGATGAACAAGCTACGGCCAGTGCCAAGGGTGGATAGCGAAGGAGTAATTTGTGGTGCTAATTTCAAGGTTGATTTGTACACCAGAGTTAACAGCATTCCCCGAGTTGGAAGTGAAAACAATTGGGTTGAATGGAATAGTCAAAGCTCGTGA
- the LOC142519387 gene encoding CBS domain-containing protein CBSX5-like, whose product MAVRLLGYEVADLCLGKPPLRSLSAGATVADALTVLKTSGDNFISVWSCDHRSNKRNLECVCVGKVCMVDIVCYLCEEDNMCSPGLALKSPVSLLLSKDQGSVKHVEPSSSLLETIDLILQGAQNLVVPIKSNTTTYSSKRKQLQKSSSLSICPTSHNGQEFCWLTQEDVIRFILSSIGLLSPIPTLSIDTLGIISHEFLAVNYHSPASSVKGAISQSLLEQTSVAILGDDRILIGELSPFTLTSCDETLAAAITTLSAGELMAYIDCGGKPEEILRVVQARLKERKLEAMLEEFMTDSDSVNAFSSSSSDEDLPSPTTTLSRSGRYSRSSSYSARMVRRAEAIVCHPGSSLVAVMIQAIAHRVNYVWVIEDDSSVVGIVTFANMLNIFRHNFDFTL is encoded by the exons ATGGCAGTTCGTTTGCTGGGCTATGAGGTGGCCGATCTCTGCCTTGGAAAGCCGCCGCTCCGATCCCTCTCCGCCGGCGCAACCGTCGCCGACGCACTCACCGTCTTAAAGACCTCGGGGGACAACTTCATAAGCGTCTGGAGTTGCGACCACCGCTCGAATAAGAGAAATCTGGAGTGCGTTTGTGTGGGGAAAGTGTGCATGGTGGATATAGTTTGCTATCTTTGTGAAGAAGATAATATGTGTTCGCCGGGTTTGGCATTGAAATCTCCGGTCTCTCTCTTGCTGTCAAAAGATCAGGGCTCGGTGAAACACGTGGAACCTTCTTCCAG TTTACTTGAAACCATCGATCTGATCCTCCAAGGTGCCCAGAATCTTGTTGTCCCCATAAAGAGCAACACCACAACCTATTCATCAAAGAGAAAACAACTCCAAAAATCATCATCGTTATCAATCTGTCCAACAAGTCACAACGGCCAAGAATTTTGCTGGTTAACACAAGAAGATGTGATCCGGTTCATCCTTAGTTCAATTGGCCTACTTTCTCCCATTCCCACCCTCTCCATCGATACCCTCGGCATTATCAGCCACGAATTCTTGGCAGTAAACTACCATTCCCCTGCCTCATCGGTAAAGGGGGCCATTTCCCAATCCTTGCTCGAACAAACCTCGGTGGCAATACTCGGCGATGATCGGATCTTGATCGGTGAATTATCACCCTTCACCCTTACCAGTTGTGACGAAACTCTGGCGGCAGCCATTACAACTCTCTCGGCCGGTGAACTCATGGCATACATAGACTGTGGCGGCAAACCGGAGGAAATTCTGAGGGTTGTGCAGGCGAGAttgaaggaaagaaaactcgaGGCCATGCTCGAAGAATTCATGACTGATTCGGATAGTGTTAATGCCTTCAGTTCTTCCTCCTCTGATGAGGATCTACCATCCCCCACCACGACATTGTCAAGGTCGGGCCGGTATAGCAGGTCTAGCAGCTATTCAGCCCGGATGGTGAGACGGGCTGAGGCCATCGTGTGCCATCCAGGAAGTTCTTTGGTCGCCGTGATGATCCAGGCCATCGCACATAGGGTGAATTACGTTTGGGTGATTGAAGATGACTCCAGCGTTGTTGGGATCGTGACATTCGCCAACATGTTGAACATCTTTCGCcataattttgattttacaCTATGA
- the LOC142518477 gene encoding uncharacterized protein LOC142518477, which yields MAHSDRSFIKKIQKRRHQCHTGTKFNTANDIEKINKIAKIKFLLQDSAKESVPFLQWLLPRCSLSAASCRRKPRRPGQNGSTGYGFCTLPACTLDPPDMRNLTLGVWKKKGALLRKNALSEVGIALRLLLLCSKERDGSSLKPHFRFLPPPSPVLIVSANSNNNMGFGDRGVIGDKWSSKILWLCAIGSAIGLYMVAVERQLQNREKMMSQSLRDADAGK from the exons ATGGCTCATTCTGACAGAAGTTTTATCAAGAAAATCCAAAAAAGAAGGCATCAATGCCACACAGGAACAAAATTCAATACAGCCAATGACATCGAAAAGATTAACAAAATAGCAAAAATTAAATTCTTACTTCAAGACTCAGCGAAAGAATCCGTTCCTTTCCTTCAGTGGCTTTTGCCACGGTGCTCACTGAGTGCTGCTTCTTGTAGAAGGAAACCGAGAAGACCGGGTCAGAATGGGTCAACCGGGTACGGGTTTTGCACACTCCCTGCGTGTACGCTGGACCCCCCCGACATGCGA aaCTTGACCCTTGGCGTATGGAAGAAAAAAGGCGCGTTGCTTCGAAAAAACGCGCTCAGTGAAGTCGGAATCGCATTGCGACTTTTGCTACTCTGCTCCAAGGAACGGGATGGCTCTTCCCTAAAACCCCATTTCAGATTTCTGCCTCCACCATCGCCGGTTCTCATCGTGTCCGCTAACAGCAAC AATAATATGGGATTCGGAGACCGAGGAGTCATTGGTGACAAATGGTCGTCCAAGATCCTTTGGCTTTGTGCAATTGGAAGTGCTATTG GTCTTTATATGGTAGCTGTTGAAAGACAACTTCAAAATAGGGAGAAAATGATGTCCCAATCCTTGAGGGATGCAGACGCTGGGAAATAA